GGGCAAACCAATGATTTTAGTATTTAATAAAATTGATCAATATCCTCAGTCCGATCGCATCGAAATTTATTCTACGATTAGGGATGTTAGGGTAAGGGAATTATTGTCACCGGATGAAATTGTCATGGTTTCGGCTTCTCCTTTAGAAACAGTGGCGGTAAAGGATAAAGAGGGAAAAGTGAAAATAATACGTCAACGGGGAAAGCCACAAATAGGGGATTTACAGTTAAAAATATTAGAAATTCTCCATCAAGAGGGTAAATCTCTGGTTGCTTTAAATACCATGTTATCCACTGGACAAATTAATGAGCGTTTAATTCAACAAAAACTTGTTTATCGAGATGCAGAGGCAGAAAAGATTATACAACAAACTATGATGACTAAAGCAGGTGCGATCGCTCTTAATCCTGTCACAGCTATAGATTTATTTACAGGGGCAATCATCGACGTGGTTATGATTTTAAGGTTATCACAACTTTATAATATCGCCATGACTCAACAAAGTGCGGTGAAATTGTTGCAAAAAATAGCCATCAGTTTAGGAGGAATTACCGCTAGTGATGTGTTAGTAACCTTTGGTTTAAGTTCCCTTAAAGGTATTTTAGGATTAACAACCCCTGTTTCTGGAGGTTTAACCGTTGTGCCTTATATGTCAGTTGCGATCGCACAAGGGGCATTTGCCGGAGTTTCCACTTATACAATTGGACAAATATGTAAAGTTTATTTAGCAAATGGGGCATCATGGGGAGAAAATGGACCTCACGCAGTAGTAGAAAACATAATTAATTCCCTTGACGAAACCTCGATTTTAAACCGCATCAAAGGGGAATTGAAAGCAAAATTGGGCAGAAGACTTATTAGATAACTAGATAACCTAAGTTCGGAGTTTTTAATTTTTGGCTCTCTTACTGTGAGTATATAAATTATTGGTTAGGAAAAGGTGTCAGGCGGCAGGTGGCAGGTGTCAGGTTAAATAATAAATATTAATTTATAACAATTAATTTTTTGTTATCGTTAATCTCTTAATTTACATAGCTTATAGCAATTATTTTTTGTTAATTTACCATAGCAACTGTAGAAGAGCCTAATTTTTAATTTTTAATTCTTAATTCTTAATTCTTAATTCTTAATTCTTAATTATCCATAACTAATTTTAGGAGATTTATATTCTGGGGGTTCAATATGAATTAAAATCCTGACGGGGGCGAATTTTTCTTCTAATTTTCTCTCTATTTCTTCTGTTATATCATGGGCAATTTTTACATCTTCAGTATCAACAATTAAGTGCATTTCAATAAAGATTTGTCTTCCTAATAAACCCCTTGATGCAATATCATGACAGTTAATTACTCCCGGTACTTCTGTTACTATTTTATGTATTAATTCAGGTGCGATCACAACTTGATCCACTAACCAAGGAAGATTGCTTGTTAAAACTTGCCAACCACTTTTTAAAACTAAAAAAGCTACAGGAAAAGCTAATAATATATCTAAATATTGTAGCTGAGGTAAATTTAATCTTTCACTTTGCCAAACACCTATTAAACCAAATAATACACTAATTGTTATCCACACATCACTCATGGTATGGGTAGCATCAGCAATTAAAATTTTACTGCCTATTTTATACCCCACTTTTCGCTCGTAAAAAGCAACAAAAATATTGATCCCCAAAACAATAATTAAAAGCCATAATTCACTACCACCAATTTTAACAGGATCACCACCAAAAATAATTCTATTTAAAGCACCAGTAATAATTTCAAAACAAGCAATCCCCAAAAAAGCGGCAATCCCCAAAGCACCAATCGCTTCAAATTTTTGATGTCCATAGGGATGATCTCTATCTGGTATGGGAGATGAAAGTTGATTTGTTACTAAGCCTAAAATATTGTTAGCACTATCAGTTACACTATGTAAAGCATCTGCTTGTAAACTTAATGAACCTGTTATTGTACCAACAACTGCTTTTAATAATAAAACAACTAAATTTAATATTAATGTAATGATTAGAACCTGCCGAACTTTTTTGCGATTATCTTGAACCATTTTTCATTTATTAATTGATGATAAAAAATAACAAACCAGCTATTATCCTCTATTTATTATAGTCTTAGCTCATGAGAAAAAAATTAAATTATGTAAAAAATATGTCAAAAAAAATAGGCTCATTACATAAATACTTTATAATCAAAACAAAGTTTATTGATAATAATTTTCATGATTTATCAGAATAACTATAAATTAGAACATATCACAGAACCAATTAACAAGGCAGAACCAGAAATAAAACTCATTGTTGAGCAAGTTCTACAACTAGAAAAAGATAAGCTATCTCAAAAAAATAGTCGTTATATAAATGAAGATATTTTAAATATTATTAGAAACAATATTCAATGAAAATTATCAGCTTACAACTAGCAAATTTTCGCCAATTCTATGGTAAAACTCCCATTATTAATTTTAGCTATGGTAAAAAAAATACCACAGTTATTCACGGTAATAACGGAGCGGGGAAAACAGCCATTCTTAATGCTTTTACTTGGGTTTTTTACGAAAAATTTACTGGGGCTTTTTCTGAACCTCAATCCTTAGTGAATAAAAAAGCAATTCAAGAAGTAGAAGAAGGAGCTTCTGTAGAGTGTTTTGTTGAGGTAATATTTGAACACGATTATAAAACTTATCAGTTAAAAAGAAAATGTTTTGGTAGTAGAAATAAACAAAATCAAATCCAAATAACAACTCCTCAATTATTCATGATGATTACAGGAGATGATGGTAGATGGCAACATCCTTTACAGCAACCAAAAGATATTATTGAAAAAATTTTACCTCAAAGTTTACACGGATATTTTTTCTTTGATGGCGAACATATTGATCATTTATTTAGAAGTCAAGAAAGACAAAAAATTGCTGAAGATACCAAAGAGTTAATTGGAGTAAAAGTGTTAGAAAGGGCGATAAATCATTTAAAAAATGCCAAAAAACATTTTCATGAAGAATTAGAATCCTTAGGAGATATACAGATAAAAAGCCTTTTGAAAGAAAGAGAAAAGCAGTGCAATTTAAAAGAAAAACTAAAAAATGATTTTGAATTACTTAAAGAAAGATTAGCTAAATTACAAGCAGAAAAAGATAATATTTCTCAACAAATGTTAGAAGTAAGTGGCATAGAAAACTTACAGCGATTAAAACAGAAATTGCTACAGCGAGAAAAAGAATTAAGAATAACTTTAGTTGATACTCAACAAAGCATCAAAAAAGAGATTAGCAGTAAAAGCTATTTAGTCTTTTTATCTAAGACTTTTACAGAATTTGAAGAAATAGTTAATCAGATGAGAGAAAAAGGAGAATTACCCATCGGAATTAAAAAAGAATTTATCGAGCAATTATTAAAACAAAATCGTTGCTTATGTGGTAATCAATTAATTCCTGATAGTTTTAGTTATCAAGAGGTAGAAAAATTATTACAAAAAACAGGTAGTAGCGAATTAGAAGAAATATTAATTCGCTTAGAAAGTAGTGTGAGTAATTTATTAGAATTGAGAGAAAATTTTTGGAATAATATCAATGAATATCAAGATATAATTAATAATTGTCGTTTGGATTTAAACCAAATTGAAAATGAATTAGATAATCTGAATGAGCAACTAAGAAAATATCCTGATAAAAATATTCAACAGATGCAAAAGCAACTGGATAATATAGAAAATCATATCCGTCAAGTAATTTTGAATCAGGGAGAAATTAACCTTCAATTAGATAACTTAGAGGAAGAGTTAAGTAAGTTAGAAAAACAGATTATTAAGCAAGAAATAAAAGCAGAAAAAGAGAATTTAATTAAACGAAGAATTGAAGCAACCCAAAAAGCGATTGATTGTATTTTAGAGGTTAAAAAAAGATTAGAAAATCAATTCCGTTTAACCCTAGAAAAAAGATTACAAGAAATTTTTGCCTCCATTTCTTTCACTCCATATCAACCTTTATTAAATGAAAACTACGAATTAAATTTAGTAGAAAATACTTTGGGTATTCCTTTACCCGTTGCCGCTTCTACTGGAGAAAATCAAATTTTGAGTCTTTCTTTTATTGGTGCAATTATTGATATGGTGAGAAAATGGTCGAAGGAAAGTCGTTTAGTTAATCTCAACTCAAGTAATTTTCCTATCGTTATGGATTCTCCTTTTGGCAGTTTAGATGAAGTATATCGTCGTCAGGTAGCCAAAATTATCCCTAAGTTAGCTAATCAATTGATTGTGTTAGTGACTAAAACTCAATGGCGTAATGAGGTTGAAACAGAGATGAATAGTTATATTAATAAACAGTATGTTTTGACTTATGTATCATCTAAGGATGATTGTCAAGAAGATGTAATTATTCTTAATAATCAAGAATATCCACTGGTGAAAAGAAGTGAAAATCAGTTTGAATATACCGAAATTGTTGAGGTTATTTGAGGGGGAAAGAGCAGGGGAGAGGGGGAAGATGGGAAAATAGTTAATTCCTCATTCCTCATTCTTGATTTTAAATTTTTAACTTAGTTCGATTCCTAATTCCTGATAGAATCTTCGTGATTACTTAGATGTTAGAAGCATAAAATGCGATCGCAACCACGCCGCCTAAAAGGATAATAGCTAAAGCACCCCAAATGATATAGTTACGCTTTTGGTTTTTATTAGGGGGTTCAGCCTGATACACTTTAGGCTCATTAGCAAAGTTGTTTAATCTGCCGCCGTCTTCTGTAGTATATGGCATAGTATATAATAACCTCATGTAAAATGACTTTAGTGTGATTATATTCAATCACATGCTTATTGTCTAATAAAAACGACCAGTTAAATCTTAAGTTTTGTCTAAGCTCGATATAAAATTGGCTCTCTTACTGCTCGTCGTGTAAATTATTGGTTAGGAAAAGGTGTCAGGTGGCAGGTGGCAGGTGGCAGGTTTGACGGTTAAATAATAAATGTTAATTTATAACAATTAATTTTTTTTATCGTTAATCTCTTGTAATTATTTTTTATTAGTTATTCTAATATAAGGTAATATTGCTTAAATCAGTAAATTACTAACGCAGATAATGAATTTATTTCATCTTTTTCTAATTGTAATTATTAATAATATTTAACTAATTTATCTTTCTAGAGTAGTAGAATAATTCGATATTGTGAAAACTTCTTTAAATAAAAAACTACCTCTGAAGTTAGTCTTAATTATCCCTTTCATTGTGCAAATTGTTGGTACTGTCACCCTAGTGGGGTATTTGTCTTATCGTACTGGGCGAAGTGCTGTGGAGAATTTAGCGAATCAATTGATGACTCAAACTTCTAATCGTGTTCGGGATCATCTTAATCATTATTTGCAAATTAAACAAGAAACCATTGCTGTTAATTTTGACATACTCCCACCGTTAAACCCTACGGGCTGTAACGGGGGATTCTGAACAGCCAGTTACCTGACCATTTATCCACTGAAACAACTCAAGTTGTCTAGGGTTGCTAGGCTCAACGACTAACGCCATTGATTTCTCCCGTTTTTTAGACGAATCTGTTAATTCAGATTTAGCCGTAACTTTCTGATTATCCACCAGTAGCTTGGATGGACTAATTCCAAGTATTTCAAGCCCTTTCATTCCGATGTTTACACTTGCCTGATTGTCAGCATCGGCAATGAATCCGCAATTAGTGCAAACAAACTTTTCTTTATTCCGACTAGCGGAGTCAATGTGACCACAATTCGAGCAAGTTTGTGATGTGAACTTAGGATTAACTTCTAAAACGATACAGCCAAACTTCTCAGCTACCGACTGTATTTTAAGTTTTAACTCCCCCCAAGAACAATCACGAATTAAACGGTTTAATGCTCGTTTAGCAGATTGATTATTCTTTAAGTATTTGCCGTTTTCATCTTGCTTTGGTTTACATCTTTTACTCATTCCCTGAATGTTTAAATCTTCCAGTACAATGACATCTGCTAACCTTGTTAAATGATGGGCAATATTCCATTGATAGTTAGTTCTTTGATTTACTATTTTTTGGTCAATCCTTGCTAATTTTTGATAGGCTTTTTTCTGATTTTTAGAACCTCTTTTTTTGCGACTAGCTCTGCGTTGTCTAATAGTTTTGGTTCGTTCTAATTGCTTTTCAAACTGAGGGTTGTTGATTTGTTCTCCATTGCTTAATGCTAATAGTTTTTTTATCCCCAAATCACAACCTATTAGTGATTTAACTTGGGCTAAATCTTTAGGTTGAGACTGTGGAATAGATTTATCCTCAATGGAAATAGAGACATACCAACCATCTGCTTTTTGTCTAACTGTGACAGAGCGTAAACTAAAACCTTCAGGAATTTGACGAGACTGAAAAAATCTCATCCAACCAATAGAAGGAAGATAGATTTTATTGCCTTTTAACTTTACTTGATTAGGCGGATAGTTAAAACTTTTAAACCGTTGTCTAGTTTTAAATTTTGGATACCCTCTCCCATCAAAAAAGTTCTTAAATGCTGTGTCTAATTTACGCAAATTTTGTTGTAAAACTGTTGAATGGATTTGTTTATACCAACTCCTAGTTTTCTTTAAATTAGGCAATTCTGACGACTGCATTTCGTAGGCACTCCGTTTTTTATCTCCCTTAAAAGGTTCTCCTAATTGAGAGTTTTTAGACACTGAACAAGTTAGAGGGCAACATTCAGCTTTTGTCCTTAAATCACAGTAATTCCCTAGCTTAGGTTGCTTTACTTGCTCGTAGCTTTCAATTCTATCTCGGAGGCAATAGTTGTAATAAGAACGAAGCATATCAAGCCAATTCGCCATCATTCTTTGTTGATAGTGACTTGGTTTCAATTTGTACTTGTACGCTTTATTCATTTTTTTGTTAAACTAAATACAGTGTATCATATTATTATACACAATGGCGAAAGTTCAATTAAGTGTAAGAGTTGAAGAATCTGAAATGAAGTTGCTTATTAAGTATTCCAAAAAGTTAGGAAGAACAAAAACGGATGTAGTGAGAGAATTTATCCGTTCCCTAAAAAGTATTGAAAATTAAGGACTCACTGACGTTCGGTTTGTTTGTTGGTGCAAATTCATGAGGGGCTGTGTGCGGAATTTATTTCCGCACCTTGTAAGCAGGGTTTTTTCAAAGTCAGGGCGAAATTATCTTGCCCTCACCCCCAACCCCTCTCCCACAGTAGAGGGGAGCGTTTTTTCTTAATAATTGATTAATTAATACTTAAAAACTTCTGTATCTGTTACTATTTGTTAGTTTCAAAAATTGACATTTTTGAGAATGAAAAAACCCTACCTTGTAAGCCCCATCTCACCGCTAAAAGACACGTCCGCCGTTACCTTCGGTAACTCTACTCGGACTCGCTTTCTAGTGGGAGTCTTCTTTGCACATTGAGATAATAAACTGCCATAATTTACCGATAAACTTGAATAAATTTCTCTAAATTCTCAATTCCTCATGTTAACTAATGAAATTGTCACTGAAGCAAAAAAACTTATAGAAAAAGATTCGATCGCACTTTTTGAGCAAATCCAGTTTACAAAAATTAACACTCCCTTAAGTTCAAAGGAAATCGCCACAAGTTATATAAAAAAGGGAGAAGGAAAAACACCAGTATTATTATTACACGGTTTTGATAGTTCTGTGTTTGAATATCGCCGTTTACTGCCATTTTTAAAGAAAGAATACGAGGTTTGGGCTTTAGACTTGCTAGGATTCGGTTTTACCCAAAGACAAGCTAATTTAAACTATTCTCCTCATAGTATTAGAACTCATCTCTATCATTTTTGGTCAACCATGATTAACAAACCCATGATTTTAGTGGGTGCATCTATGGGAGGGGCAAGTGCCATTGACTTTTGCTTAAGTTATCCCCAAGCAGTGGAAAAATTAGTGTTGTTAGATAGCGGTGGTTTGACTAAGCAACCGATAATCGGGAAGTTTTTATTTCCCCCTTTAGGTTATTTAGCTACGGAATTTTTACGGAATTTGAAAGTAAGACAGAGTATCAGTAAAACGGCTTATTTTAATCCAGAGTTTGCCAGTGAAGACGCCCTAAGATGTGCGGCGTTACATCTACAATGTGAGAATTGGAGCAAAGCGTTAATTTCTTTTACCAAGAGTGGCGGTTATGGTTCATTTGCAGAAGAATTAGGACAAATTAGAGCAGAAACCCTGATTTTATGGGGAAAAAATGACAAAATCTTAGGCATAAAACCCGCTAGTCAATTCCAAGAGTTAATCCCTCAAAGTAAGTTAGTTTGGATTGATAATTGCGGTCATGTGCCGCATTTAGAAAAATCAGAAATTACAGCTCATCATATTCTCGATTTTGTCAATAGCTGATACACTATAGAGAAATTAAACATTTTGTTACAATTAACACAACAAAAGTTAATCTATTAATAATTATTATGAGTGATAAAAAAGTCGTTATTTCTCCTTCCATTTTATCTGCGGATTTCAGTCGTTTAGGAGAAGAAATCAAAGCCGTTGACGAAGCCGGTGCAGATTGGATTCATGTGGATGTAATGGATGGTCGTTTTGTACCTAATATTACCATTGGTCCTTTAATTGTAGAGGCGATTCGCCCTTACACCAAAAAGCCTTTAGATGTGCATTTAATGATTGTTGAACCTGAGAAGTATGTAGAAGACTTCGCCAAGGCAGGTGCTGACATTATTTCTGTTCACGCTGAACACAATGCTTCCCCCCATTTACACCGCACTCTCTGTCAAATCCGTGAGTTAGGCAAACAATCTGGGGTAGTTTTAAATCCTTCTACTCCTTTAGAGTTAATCGAGTATGTAATTGACGTTTGCGATTTAGTCTTAATCATGAGCGTTAACCCCGGCTTTGGCGGACAAAGTTTCATTCCCTCTGTTGTGCCTAAAATCAAGGCTTTACGCCAAATGTGCGATGAGAAAGGTTTAGATCCTTGGATTGAGGTTGATGGTGGTTTAAAACCTAACAATACTTGGCAAGTTTTAGAAGCTGGTGCTAATGCTATTGTAGCTGGTTCTGCTGTCTTTAAAGCTCCTAGTTATGCAGATGCGATCGAAGGTATCCGTAACAGCAAACGCCCTGAACCTGAATTGGCTACTGCTTAATAAGTATCTATCGCAATTCTATGTTTTTTCTAATAATTGATTTTTCATCAACGATTTAGGAACATTATAGATAAATACAAAATAGTAATTTAATATGGGGGTTAAAGCCCCCTTTTTTTGTAATTAACGAAGGTTTGCTCAACAATTCTAAGCCCTTTGAAAATCAGACTTTTTAACACATTAGAAGACTAAAAAAACCTTTATGAGTCAATTTTATTCTACTAAAACCACATATAATCGCCTATTTTATAATTTGTTAATTTTTATGGTTGTTACACCTTTTTTACAATATTTTGATAGGTTTAATATTTGGTTTCCTATTATCTTTTTTTCTACCATTATTTTAGCAATTAATACCCTTGGTTTTTCGAAAAAGTTTATTTATATTTTTCGTGGAATAGCTATTTTTGCCTATCTAAGTTCTATCATTAGTCACCTTCAAATGCTTAATCATATAGATACTATTGAAATTTTCTCAGATGTATTAAGTGCTTTATTTATGATTTTATCTATCGTTGCAATTGCTCTTCGGATTCTTTCGGAAACAGAAATCAATGGAGATGTAATTAAAGGGGCAATTTGCATATATTTAATGATTGGCATTCTTTGGGGTATTTTTTATAAAATTCTGGTTAATATAAATGCTAACTCTTTTGAATTAAGTATATTTATAGATGCAAGTCCACAATATCAATTATTTTATTTTAGTTTTACCACCCTCACAACCTTGGGATATGGAGATATAAGTCCTCTTAATAGCGTGGGAATGATGTTATCTAACATAGAGGCTTTACTAGGACAACTTTTTCCTGCTATTTTCATTTCTAAATTAGTTAGTTTAAGTTTAAATAAATAGAGAAAAGGAAGGATTAAAAATTAACTCTATCACTTTGAGTATGTAAATTATTGGTTAGGGTAGGCAAGAGGCAATAGGCGGTTATTAAATAATAATTTATAAACTTTTAGTTTTTATTTTACTACTAAACACTATTTAATCAAGCTTATAGAAGTCCTGTTTCTCTTAATTTATCATAATCACACTCTGAAAAACCTAAAAATTTAAACTTAAGAATTAAGAACTAACAATCAGTGGGAAATATTTTTCATCATTCCATTGCTTGGTTTATTCCTATTCATTTCTACATATTTACCATTATCTTTTATTTCTTTACTAATTATAATTAAAATTTAACCAATTCTTAATATTAATTATTTAGATATAAGCAGTAGATTCGCATTTATTGATAGTAATATAAAATAAAAATAATTTAAAGAAATTCAGTTAAGGGTTAAGATAATATATGAAATTTAAACGTAGGGATTTTTTAACATTTTTGGGAGTTAGTGTTGCTTCTACCGCCTGTAGTTCTGTTTTTAAAAATTATTCTCATGCCCAAGGAAATACTGAGCAGGAAATTTTTAAATTTGCTAATTTTAAACCTGTTCAATATCCTATTCCTTTGGAAATAAATAACCTTAATTCACAAGAACAAAAACAGTTATTTAATTCTTATCAAGTACAAGACGATTTAATTCTACCCGAAGGATTTAGCTATGATGTGATTGCTTCTTGGGGAGATAAAGTGGGTGACTCCCGTTTTGGTTATAACAATGACTATGTTGCTTTTGTGGAAACTAATCCCAATGAGGGTTATTTAGTGGTCAATTTTGAATATGTCAGTCCCACTCCTTGGCTACAAGGTTATGAGCAGGTGCTTCAAAAATCATTGCCTCAAGAGGTTTTATCAGCTTTACACTCAGCAAGGGAAAATCGACAAGGATTAAATATTTTTGCTTTGCCTGATGATAATTCTGCTAAGATTCTCTTTCAAGAGTTTTTTGGGGAGTTGTTAACAGATCAAGGTTTGGGGGTTATTTCCATTCGTCGCAATGGTGATGGTAAGTGGGAGCGGACTTACTCTGAGCAAGATCGTCGTATTACAGGTATATCAGGATGGAGAGATAATCGATATTTACAGGTAACTGGACCTGCTAAAAGTGTTTTTCTGAAAAAGAAGGGTTTGGGTTATACTGACGATAAAGGAGAGCTAATCATTGGAACTTTTGCTAATTGTGCGGGGGGTGTTTCGCCTTGGGGTACAGTATTTAGTGCTGAAGAAAATTTCCAAACACAAGTACCAGAAGTTGTAATGGCAGATGGCACATCTTTTTCTCCAGAGTCTTTACCCATCAATGGTTTTAGTGGACAGGGTAATCCCTTTGGTTTGGCGGGTAATAAGTATGGTTGGATGGTAGAAGTTGATCCTGCTAATAAAAATGACTATGGTACAAAACATACATGGTTAGGGCGTTTTCGTCATGAAGCTGTTGCCATTCGAGCTGAAGCGAATCAACCTTTAGCGGTTTACTCAGGATGCGATCGCACTGGTGGACATTTGTATAAGTTTATCTCCACAGGCACAGTTGTTGACCCCCAAGATAAGGGCAACTCGAAATTATTACAAGAGGGAATGTTATACGTAGCCAAAATGAATCCCGATGGT
This is a stretch of genomic DNA from Cyanobacterium aponinum PCC 10605. It encodes these proteins:
- a CDS encoding GTP-binding protein, with protein sequence MWEEDWENAIIDFAHWQGEINYHKAQESLRNLLLNLDLKEEEKQGLETEIAHLNQMLQKLEDSVIQIAAFGMVGKGKSSVLNALIGQDIFITGPLHGVTREIDQTNWRLSKESIGNGEQNIQRLIKGSENVQIQLIDTPGIDEIDGETRETLAHDIASRVDLILFVIAGDITRVEYQALCQLREVGKPMILVFNKIDQYPQSDRIEIYSTIRDVRVRELLSPDEIVMVSASPLETVAVKDKEGKVKIIRQRGKPQIGDLQLKILEILHQEGKSLVALNTMLSTGQINERLIQQKLVYRDAEAEKIIQQTMMTKAGAIALNPVTAIDLFTGAIIDVVMILRLSQLYNIAMTQQSAVKLLQKIAISLGGITASDVLVTFGLSSLKGILGLTTPVSGGLTVVPYMSVAIAQGAFAGVSTYTIGQICKVYLANGASWGENGPHAVVENIINSLDETSILNRIKGELKAKLGRRLIR
- a CDS encoding cation diffusion facilitator family transporter; this translates as MVQDNRKKVRQVLIITLILNLVVLLLKAVVGTITGSLSLQADALHSVTDSANNILGLVTNQLSSPIPDRDHPYGHQKFEAIGALGIAAFLGIACFEIITGALNRIIFGGDPVKIGGSELWLLIIVLGINIFVAFYERKVGYKIGSKILIADATHTMSDVWITISVLFGLIGVWQSERLNLPQLQYLDILLAFPVAFLVLKSGWQVLTSNLPWLVDQVVIAPELIHKIVTEVPGVINCHDIASRGLLGRQIFIEMHLIVDTEDVKIAHDITEEIERKLEEKFAPVRILIHIEPPEYKSPKISYG
- a CDS encoding AAA family ATPase; translation: MKIISLQLANFRQFYGKTPIINFSYGKKNTTVIHGNNGAGKTAILNAFTWVFYEKFTGAFSEPQSLVNKKAIQEVEEGASVECFVEVIFEHDYKTYQLKRKCFGSRNKQNQIQITTPQLFMMITGDDGRWQHPLQQPKDIIEKILPQSLHGYFFFDGEHIDHLFRSQERQKIAEDTKELIGVKVLERAINHLKNAKKHFHEELESLGDIQIKSLLKEREKQCNLKEKLKNDFELLKERLAKLQAEKDNISQQMLEVSGIENLQRLKQKLLQREKELRITLVDTQQSIKKEISSKSYLVFLSKTFTEFEEIVNQMREKGELPIGIKKEFIEQLLKQNRCLCGNQLIPDSFSYQEVEKLLQKTGSSELEEILIRLESSVSNLLELRENFWNNINEYQDIINNCRLDLNQIENELDNLNEQLRKYPDKNIQQMQKQLDNIENHIRQVILNQGEINLQLDNLEEELSKLEKQIIKQEIKAEKENLIKRRIEATQKAIDCILEVKKRLENQFRLTLEKRLQEIFASISFTPYQPLLNENYELNLVENTLGIPLPVAASTGENQILSLSFIGAIIDMVRKWSKESRLVNLNSSNFPIVMDSPFGSLDEVYRRQVAKIIPKLANQLIVLVTKTQWRNEVETEMNSYINKQYVLTYVSSKDDCQEDVIILNNQEYPLVKRSENQFEYTEIVEVI
- the psb34 gene encoding photosystem II assembly protein Psb34 — translated: MPYTTEDGGRLNNFANEPKVYQAEPPNKNQKRNYIIWGALAIILLGGVVAIAFYASNI
- a CDS encoding RNA-guided endonuclease InsQ/TnpB family protein, producing MNKAYKYKLKPSHYQQRMMANWLDMLRSYYNYCLRDRIESYEQVKQPKLGNYCDLRTKAECCPLTCSVSKNSQLGEPFKGDKKRSAYEMQSSELPNLKKTRSWYKQIHSTVLQQNLRKLDTAFKNFFDGRGYPKFKTRQRFKSFNYPPNQVKLKGNKIYLPSIGWMRFFQSRQIPEGFSLRSVTVRQKADGWYVSISIEDKSIPQSQPKDLAQVKSLIGCDLGIKKLLALSNGEQINNPQFEKQLERTKTIRQRRASRKKRGSKNQKKAYQKLARIDQKIVNQRTNYQWNIAHHLTRLADVIVLEDLNIQGMSKRCKPKQDENGKYLKNNQSAKRALNRLIRDCSWGELKLKIQSVAEKFGCIVLEVNPKFTSQTCSNCGHIDSASRNKEKFVCTNCGFIADADNQASVNIGMKGLEILGISPSKLLVDNQKVTAKSELTDSSKKREKSMALVVEPSNPRQLELFQWINGQVTGCSESPVTARRV
- a CDS encoding alpha/beta fold hydrolase codes for the protein MLTNEIVTEAKKLIEKDSIALFEQIQFTKINTPLSSKEIATSYIKKGEGKTPVLLLHGFDSSVFEYRRLLPFLKKEYEVWALDLLGFGFTQRQANLNYSPHSIRTHLYHFWSTMINKPMILVGASMGGASAIDFCLSYPQAVEKLVLLDSGGLTKQPIIGKFLFPPLGYLATEFLRNLKVRQSISKTAYFNPEFASEDALRCAALHLQCENWSKALISFTKSGGYGSFAEELGQIRAETLILWGKNDKILGIKPASQFQELIPQSKLVWIDNCGHVPHLEKSEITAHHILDFVNS
- the rpe gene encoding ribulose-phosphate 3-epimerase produces the protein MSDKKVVISPSILSADFSRLGEEIKAVDEAGADWIHVDVMDGRFVPNITIGPLIVEAIRPYTKKPLDVHLMIVEPEKYVEDFAKAGADIISVHAEHNASPHLHRTLCQIRELGKQSGVVLNPSTPLELIEYVIDVCDLVLIMSVNPGFGGQSFIPSVVPKIKALRQMCDEKGLDPWIEVDGGLKPNNTWQVLEAGANAIVAGSAVFKAPSYADAIEGIRNSKRPEPELATA
- a CDS encoding potassium channel family protein, which gives rise to MSQFYSTKTTYNRLFYNLLIFMVVTPFLQYFDRFNIWFPIIFFSTIILAINTLGFSKKFIYIFRGIAIFAYLSSIISHLQMLNHIDTIEIFSDVLSALFMILSIVAIALRILSETEINGDVIKGAICIYLMIGILWGIFYKILVNINANSFELSIFIDASPQYQLFYFSFTTLTTLGYGDISPLNSVGMMLSNIEALLGQLFPAIFISKLVSLSLNK
- a CDS encoding PhoX family protein — translated: MKFKRRDFLTFLGVSVASTACSSVFKNYSHAQGNTEQEIFKFANFKPVQYPIPLEINNLNSQEQKQLFNSYQVQDDLILPEGFSYDVIASWGDKVGDSRFGYNNDYVAFVETNPNEGYLVVNFEYVSPTPWLQGYEQVLQKSLPQEVLSALHSARENRQGLNIFALPDDNSAKILFQEFFGELLTDQGLGVISIRRNGDGKWERTYSEQDRRITGISGWRDNRYLQVTGPAKSVFLKKKGLGYTDDKGELIIGTFANCAGGVSPWGTVFSAEENFQTQVPEVVMADGTSFSPESLPINGFSGQGNPFGLAGNKYGWMVEVDPANKNDYGTKHTWLGRFRHEAVAIRAEANQPLAVYSGCDRTGGHLYKFISTGTVVDPQDKGNSKLLQEGMLYVAKMNPDGSGEWIPLKADTAINPTALSNLRGELLTIPNPDREKGGIVTVTKQEELDQFQEKYSTLGDLYIGDTAEEIQGAILIDAHFAGNVIGGTCTARPEDVALHPVDQSLVIAFTSGAAGNDGSPDKRVFSDKQGNIYEYGCLIRLRENENDPSALNFTWDAIAVGGEPASGGLGFANPDNLEFDKQGNLWMVTDMPTGLHNQPVRQGDNPYITGALGNNSIWYIPLSGENAGKAYPFGIAPMETETCGLCFNQEQNTLFLAIQHPGEKNGTRSNMAEETREISILTTDGEEFIQTRTIPKGSNWPSLDKNAFPKPSLVAVY